The Oscarella lobularis chromosome 12, ooOscLobu1.1, whole genome shotgun sequence genome window below encodes:
- the LOC136193718 gene encoding KAT8 regulatory NSL complex subunit 2-like — MASSPPPPLTPSLLSRSTSLDKAPHTPQTPQTPQTPTFATASSLSEETEASKEFDVFTMARVYRGNTLDSDQEASDDENEPLSKAGAWTMEEAAHLCRRKMIRLQGLHIEQFKRLRHVLQLRYDQYRRDLEKAKREPLSGPVLARAMSPTFRAESRALRRYRKRKGDEALLRSSLNDRRVAGVYGEEAAEKGAQRRSQAVNHNSKCQATIDVNVTCMRTSMPFSSYCFQHICTDSKQLLYSPCARYPCLEPVAKSSLDPHCLLHATLATPETMCNDIIKARDLNREVIEERKEREKEKIDEDPMDGISAIADDGDVTSFKKYLNLDSTAAKLLKSSSDDGSMDGKEKSERQEEEEVEEEVEEEEDDQEGRGSGAKGKSGELSYSHVLSLASVKSEEEEEEPEEEEEEEEESEEHMQLAKLNVEDDAEDDDVEEEKKEDDDKEDSTAIE, encoded by the exons ATGgcgtcgtctcctcctccgcccTTGACTCCTTCGCTACTTTCCCGTTCGACGAGTCTCGATAAAGCACCTCATACGCCGCAGACGCCGCAGACGCCTCAAACTCCAACAtttgcgacggcgtcgagttTGTCCGAAGAAACGGAAGCGTCGAAAGAGTTCGATGTCTTCACGATGGCTCGAGTTTATCGAGGAAATACGTTGGATAGCGATCAGGAAGcgtcggacgacgagaacgagccGTTGAGCAAAGCGGGAGCGTGGACGATGGAAGAAGCAGCTCATCTTTgccgaagaaaaatgatCCGTCTACAGGGTCTTCACATCGAACAATTTAAACGATTACGTCACGTTCTGCAGCTGCGCTACGATCAATATCGTCGCGATTtggaaaaagcgaagcggGAGCCCCTTTCGGGACCCGTGCTCGCGCGAGCAATGTCGCCGACATTTCGAGCCGAATCGCGCGCCTTGCGACGTTatcgaaagcgaaaaggcgacgaagcgctttTGCGAAGTTCTCTCAACGATCGACGAGTGGCGGGCGTCTATGGGGAAGAAGCGGCGGAAAAGGGGGCCCAGAGACGAAGTCAAGCCGTAAATCATAATTCCAAGTGTCAAGCGacaatcgacgtcaatgtcACGTGTATGAGAACGAGTATGCCTTTCTCTTCCTACTGTTTCCAAC ATATTTGTACGGATTCGAAGCAGCTACTCTATTCGCCGTGCGCGCGTTATCCGTGTTTGGAACCGGTGGCAAAATCGTCTCTGGATCCTCACTGTCTTCTCCATGCCACTCTTGCTACACCCGAAACAATGTGCAATGATATTATCAAAGCGAGAGACTTGAATCGAGAAGTGAttgaagaaaggaaagagagagaaaaagagaaaattgatgAGGATCCCATGGATGGAATAAGTGCCATTGCAGATGATGgggatgtgacgtcatttaaAAAATATCTTAATCTTGATTCTACGGCGGCAAAATTGTTGAAATCGAGTAGCGATGACGGATCAATGGACggaaaggagaagagcgaaagacaggaagaagaggaagtaGAAGAGGAAgtagaagaggaggaagatgaTCAAGAAGGACGTGGGAGTGGAGCTAAGGGAAAAAGCGGTGAATTGTCTTACAGTCACGTGCTGTCTTTGGCTTCGGTGAAGagcgaggaggaggaggaggagcctgaggaggaggaggaagaagaagaagagagcgagGAACATATGCAATTAGCTAAACTGAATGTCGAAGATGACGCTGAGGATGATGAcgtggaagaagaaaagaaagaagacgacgacaaagaggATAGCACAGCTATTGAATGA
- the LOC136193717 gene encoding lactoperoxidase-like, giving the protein MLRLVAFVSFVLSLTCGMDLSALEKVTTCEEVKAYIDANRAEIDKAKGPMTAAKIAEAFHPISPSGAIKCAKGMELVAKAESMAKSEMDKLDGENPDGMVEEIFAVLEPAPEAEHEELPDCEQVRATNTFDGIEFQSANGRCNNVNHPEWGAQEASLERLAKPDYDKGKESGVPIGNPATIRGGRLLPGARDISVTFHGDVANNDFDHSYLLMQWGQYLDHDVTLSPTTPNSNCDVPSKAVAANCFNIPIPSGDPQFDQGDIFQRKEIPLTRSAASDELNAFFTREQFNELTSFIDASNVYGSSQERQEQLRVSLDAGPGALLKTLEDGEGFEALPLNIPDFENEACMGKLPICLQAGDVRASEQPFLSFMHTLWVREHNRIVRILAKLNPSWGQDRLFHEARRIVASVNQHITFSEYLPNLIGGFLFKAIFKPYEGYDPTVNPGALNEFSHAAYRMGHSQLRNQLARLDENYKTLSEINFRQGFFQPARYFSCFEPDASYDNYFRGLLDRNSQQIDRFISEELNNHLFEEVDKKGQPSGPGLDLASLNIQRGRDHGLPGYLTILSQAFNFHKSKGLPIPSPLFLTNEFLKLVAIYGFNTLARVDLWVGGLSERAMETALPADKRDGGQLGPTFTYVISVQMLHFRDGDRYFHLNPNVNIFDPSKPPVPVLTPAQIESIQATSLATYICSTANNFNTMAVQPQAFRFPDSPLNSLTTPYPPGTSNQRLPCSKIIETEGSKCLDLSPWANDGKGCVDTAHPFTCQLFKYLGACTGSNSIGAFFKAKFNVPNICASTCDECSAHRVCFHDDL; this is encoded by the exons ATGCTGCGCCttgtcgctttcgtttctttcgtccTTTCGCTGACATGCG GAATGGATCTGAGTGCACTCGAAAAAGTGACGACGTGTGAAGAAGTAAAGGCTTATATAGACGCAAACCGCGCCGAAATAGACAAAGCCAAAGGACCGATGACAGCGGCAAAAATAGCCGAAGCATTTCATCCCATATCTCCGAGCGGCGCAATCAAATGCGCAAAAGGAATGGAACTCGTTGCGAAAGCCGAAAGCATGGCGAAAAGCGAAATGGACAAATTGGATGGAGAGAATCCCGACGGCATGGTAGAAGAAATATTTGCCGTGCTGGAACCGGCGCCCGAAGCCGAACACGAAGAACTTCCCGACTGCGAGCAAGTTCGAGCAACAAATACATTCGACGGAATCGAATTTCAATCGGCAAACGGACGATGCAACAACGTCAATCATCCCGAATGGGGAGCCCAGGAAGCGTCGCTCGAACGACTCGCCAAACCCGATTACGACAAAGGTAAAGAATCCGGCGTCCCAATCGGCAATCCCGCGACAATTCGAGGCGGACGTTTACTTCCCGGTGCGCGCGACATCTCGGTGACATTTCACGGAGATGTAGCAAATAACGATTTCGATCACAGTTATCTTCTCATGCAATGGGGACAATATCTCGATCACGACGTCActctttcgccgacgacgcccaATTCCAATTGCGACGTTCCTAGCAAGGCAGTTGCGGCAAACTGCTTCAATATTCCCATTCCGAGCGGTGATCCCCAGTTTGATCAAGGAGACATATTCCAACGCAAAGAAATTCCACTTACACGTTCGGCTGCCAGTGACGAGTTGAATGCCTTCTTTACGCGCGAACAATTTAAcgaattgacgtcgtttATTGACGCCTCCAACGTCTACGGATCGAGTCAAGAACGACAAGAACAACTTCGAGTAAGTCTTGATGCAGGACCTGGTGCTTTGTTGAAAACGCTTGAAGACGGCGAAGGCTTCGAAGCTCTTCCTCTCAATATTCCCGATTTCGAAAACGAGGCTTGTATGGGAAAATTGCCAATCTGTTTACAAGCCGGTGACGTGCGCGCTTCCGAGCAACCCTTTCTCTCGTTTATGCACACACTGTGGGTGAGAGAACACAATCGAATTGTGCGCATTCTCGCCAAATTGAATCCCTCCTGGGGTCAAGATCGTCTTTTCCATGAGGCTCGTCGCATCGTCGCTTCTGTCAATCAACACATTACCTTCAGCGAATATCTTCCCAATTTAATTGGCGGTTTCCTTTTCAAGGCCATCTTTAAGCCCTATGAGGGATACGATCCCACTGTCAATCCTGGCGCTTTAAACGAATTCTCGCACGCCGCCTATCGTATGGGACACAGTCAACTTCGTAACCAACTTGCCCGACTCGATGAGAACTACAAAACACTCAGCGAAATTAATTTTCGACAGGGATTCTTTCAACCGGCGCGATATTTCTCCTGCTTTGAACCTGACGCATCGTACGATAATTATTTCCGAGGATTGCTTGATCGCAATTCGCAGCAAATCGATCGTTTCATCTCCGAAGAATTAAACAATCATCTctttgaagaagtcgacaaGAAAGGTCAACCAAGTGGACCCGGTCTCGATCTCGCTTCGCTCAATATTCAACGCGGTCGCGATCACGGATTGCCCGGCTATTTGACCATCTTGAGTCAAGCTTTCAACTTTCACAAATCAAAAGGATTGCCCATTCcatctcctctttttctcacCAACGAATTTTTGAAACTCGTCGCAATTTACGGTTTCAATACGTTGGCTCGTGTGGATCTCTGGGTAGGAGGTCTCTCCGAAAGAGCCATGGAAACAGCCTTGCCTGCCGACAAAAGAGACGGAGGTCAATTGGGTCCTACTTTCACCTACGTTATTTCAGTTCAAATGCTTCATTtccgcgacggcgatcgatATTTCCATCTCAATCCCAACGTCAATATCTTTGATCCCAGTAAACCACCTGTTCCCGTTCTCACACCGGCTCAAATCGAAAGCATTCAAGCGACGTCCTTGGCAACGTACATCTGCTCAACGGCAAATAATTTCAATACGATGGCAGTGCAACCGCAGGCTTTCCGTTTCCCAGACTCGCCACTCAATTCGCTCACCACACCCTATCCACCGGGCACTTCAAACCAACGTCTTCCCTGTTCCAAAATCATCGAAACAGAGGGAAGCAAGTGCTTGGATCTCTCGCCGTGGGCCAATGACG gAAAGGGATGCGTTGATACCGCTCATCCATTCACCTGCCAATTGTTTAAATACTTGGGCGCTTGCACGGGTTCCAACAGTATTGGCGCTTTCTTCAAGGCCAAGTTTAACGTTCCGAACATTTGCGCCTCCACGTGCGACGAGTGCAGCGCCCATCGCGTCTGTTTCCACGACGACTTGtag
- the LOC136193722 gene encoding uridine phosphorylase 1-like codes for MERRTMYRVSNPHLDALSKDNLYHLGLSTEDDLQRLFGDVKFVCLGGSVSRMEGLSVFLHEKLEIPLPEDGKPTNLCRTDRYVLFKVGPVIAANHGMGMPSLSILLHELAKLLHYAKVEDPVFIRLGTSGGIGIPPGSVVVTDAAFDGSLRCQHEDIVLGKVRTTPAILNKELAQEIVSLCGDVDYQVVIGSTMATSDFYEGQGRLDGALCEYTEADKMEFLERLKKIGIKNIEMEATQLAAFCHRANIRAAVVCVTLLNRLNGDQVDIPPKVYADYQKRPMETVYQYIKKHVEKKKDDDDVDEPATKKAK; via the exons ATGGAAAGGCGAACGATGTACAGGGTCTCCAATCCTCATTTAGACGCTTTATCGAAGGATAATCTTTACCATCTTGGTCTTTCGACTGAAGACGATCTCCAACGACTgtttggtgacgtcaaa TTTGTCTGTCTCGGCGGCAGCGTATCTCGTATGGAAGGCCTGTCGGTGTTTCTGCACGAAAAACTGGAGATTCCGCTTCCGGAAGATGGAAAACCGACGAATTTGTGTCGAACCGATCGCTACGTTCTCTTCAAAGTCGGTCCCGTCATTGCGGCGAAC CACGGGATGGGAATGCCGTCCCTAAGCATTCTTCTTCACGAATTGGCGAAACTGTTGCATTATGCTAAAGTCGAAGATCCCGTATTTATTCGTCTGGGAACTTCGGGCGGAATAG GCATTCCTCCCGGAAGTGTCGTTGTTACGGACGCGGCGTTTGACGGAAGTCTCCGTTGCCAACACGAAGATATTGTTCTTGGAAAAGTGAGAACAACGCCGGCTATTTTGAATAAAGAACTCGCTCAAGAAATCGTCTCATTGTGTGGAGACGTTGATTATCAAGTCGTCATTGGATCCACAATGGCTACATCAGATTTCTATGAAG GTCAAGGACGTCTTGATGGGGCTTTGTGTGAATACACGGAAGCGGACAAGATGGAATTTCTAGAGCGTTTAAAAAAGATTGGAATAAAGAATATTGAAATGGAAGCAACCCAATTGGCTGCCTTCTGTCATCGAGCCAATAtccgcgccgccgtcgtttgCGTCACTCTTCTCAATCGACTCAATGGAGATCAAGTGGACATTCCTCCCAAAGTGTATGCAGACTATCAAAAACGCCCAATGGAAACTGTCTATCAATACATCAAGAAACAcgtggagaagaagaaggatgatgatgacgtagatGAGCCAGCAACGAAGAAGGCCAAATGA
- the LOC136193726 gene encoding RAC family serine/threonine-protein kinase homolog, whose product MASSSTTRGWLHKRGGQDNKKGWKRRWCVLHNRAFHYYKSDSDKDAAGTIYAEDIERVSASKDETTKDASYPFPFEVETPDRIYIFCAKAKEERDEWIKKISSVAVSRGQTLMRGKNPILQLYYVTIEIFAEKGIRVSGDVGSVVLGCLSQGVGPKQKKQDERGWFCDVHVTGASVLGLMANQGWTFVNAFHTKTTNAQGTALVPATMYVFSRPKQCQLKGQ is encoded by the exons ATGGCTTCCTCCTCC ACGACGCGCGGATGGCTACACAAGCGTGGAGGTCAAGACAATAAAAAA GGATGGAAACGTCGCTGGTGCGTGCTGCACAATCGAGCATTTCACTACTACAAAAGCGACTCG GATAAAGATGCGGCCGGAACAATTTATGCCGAAGACATCGAAAGGGTCTCTGCAAGCAAAGACGAGACAACAAAAGATGCGAGC TAtccctttccttttgaaGTTGAAACTCCAGACAGAATCTACATATTCTGTGCCAAGGCCAAAGAGGAACGG GACGAATGGATAAAGAAAATTTCATCTGTAGCCGTTTCACGAGGCCAAACATTGATGCGAG gcAAAAATCCAATTTTGCAACTCTACTACGTCACCATAGAAATTTTCGCTGAGAAAGGAATTCGAGTGAGTGGCGACGTTGGTTCTGTCGTATTGGGCTGCCTAAGCCAAGGAGTCGGTCccaaacaaaagaaacagGACGAAAGAGGATG gtTTTGTGATGTCCATGTGACTGGTGCTTCGGTGTTAGGATTGATGGCAAATCAAGGCTGGACATTTGTCAACGCTTTTCACACAAAGACGACAAATGCCCAAGGTACGGCTCTCGTTCCGGCGACAATGTACGTTTTTTCGCGACCAAAGCAGTGTCAACTCAAGGGTcagtaa
- the LOC136194024 gene encoding eosinophil peroxidase-like, with product MTSIKEVKDFVDKNVIPEQCRKMKSAYIAEKFHPLSADGQVKCDKGMKVIQKAEDIIKSEIRKLGAERPPNIEVIFGLLQSVPKAENEEEPESCEVVRSTYTFDGKEFRSSDGRCNNVNHPEWGAHGAPLQRLAKPDYEDVVGGKKRDKFGINKPVRTRLRRLLPGARSISIEFHEDKANDDDDHSYLLMQWGQYLDHDVTLSPTVSGVDCEKENSPNCFNIPILSDDPQFGKGRRFERDFIPLTRSAPDEKLNAFHTREQFNELTSFIDSSNVYGSDQDRQENLRVKISGEPGPFLKTIKDGEGKEALPFQIPNLPNECCMGELYLCLQAGDVRASEQPFLSFMHTLWVREHNRIVRILIKLNPTWGPDRLFFEARRIVASVNQHITFDEYLPNLLGGFIFKSIFTPYQGYEPTTNPGAFNEFSHAAYRMGHSQLRNLLARLDENYELLSNITFRQGFFQPARYFSEYEDHASYDNYFRGLIGRNSQQIDRFISEELANHLFEEVDEKGIPTGPGFDLAALNIQRGRDHGLPPYLVMLSQAINFLTSKGLPIPHPLMLPDEFVKLCRIYGPKTFARMDIWVGGLAERAMETALPYDKQDGGQLGPTFTYIIGIQMLHFRDGDRFFYRNTNLNVFDPNKPPVPVLTSAQIESIEATSLATYICSTANNPDTMAVQPQAFRFPQSPLDSLTTPYPPGTRNERKPCSQIFQMEGSKCLDLSPWANDGKGCTDTAHYIICKLLGRLGACTGSSALGASLKSRFSVPDICASTCGICNAKRICSLDDLQ from the exons ATGACTTCGATTAAGGAGGTCAAAGATTTCGTAGACAAAAACGTAATTCCTGAACAATGCAGGAAGATGAAGTCGGCCTATATCGCTGAAAAATTTCATCCCTTATCTGCGGACGGCCAGGTCAAATGCGATAAAGGAATGAAAGTCATTCAAAAGGCGGAAGACATTATAAAGAGCGAGATAAGGAAACTGGGCGCCGAGAGACCACCAAACATCGAAGTAATATTTGGCCTGCTTCAATCGGTTCCAAAGGCGGAAAATGAAGAGGAACCGGAAAGCTGCGAAGTGGtgcgaagtacgtacacatTCGATGGCAAAGAATTTCGATCATCAGACGGACGATGCAACAATGTCAATCATCCTGAGTGGGGAGCTCACGGTGCGCCACTCCAACGACTCGCCAAACCCGATTACGAGGACGTTGTTGGCGGGAAAAAACGCGACAAATTTGGAATAAACAAACCCGTTAGAACTCGACTTCGAAGGCTTCTTCCCGGTGCGCGCTCTATCTCCATCGAATTTCACGAAGATAAAgcaaacgacgatgacgatcaCAGTTACCTTCTCATGCAATGGGGACAATATCTCGACCACGACGTCACTCTGTCGCCGACAGTGTCAGGTGTAGACTgcgaaaaggaaaattcGCCCAATTGTTTCAATATTCCCATTCTTTCTGACGATCCTCAGTTCGGTAAAGGACGCCGTTTCGAACGCGACTTCATTCCGCTTACACGTTCGGCTCCAGATGAAAAGTTGAATGCCTTTCACACGCGCGAGCAATTTAAcgaattgacgtcgtttATCGATTCTTCGAATGTCTACGGCTCGGATCAAGATCGACAAGAAAATCTTCGAGTAAAAATTTCTGGAGAACCAGGtccttttttgaaaacgatcaaagacggcgaaggaaaagaagctcTTCCTTTCCAAATTCCCAACTTGCCAAACGAGTGTTGCATGGGCGAATTGTACCTCTGTTTACAAGCCGGTGACGTGCGCGCCTCTGAACAACCCTTTCTCTCATTTATGCATACACTTTGGGTGAGAGAACACAATCGAATTGTGCGAATCCTTATCAAATTGAATCCGACGTGGGGACCAGatcgtctcttcttcgagGCTCGTCGCATTGTCGCTTCTGTTAATCAACATATTACCTTCGACGAATATCTTCCCAATTTGCTTGGCGGCTTCATTTTCAAGTCCATCTTTACGCCCTACCAGGGATACGAGCCCACGACGAATCCGGGCGCTTTCAACGAATTCTCGCATGCCGCCTATCGAATGGGACACAGTCAACTTCGTAACCTACTTGCCCGACTCGATGAGAACTACGAATTACTGAGCAATATCACTTTTCGACAGGGATTCTTTCAACCGGCGAGATACTTTTCCGAATATGAAGACCACGCATCGTACGATAATTACTTCCGTGGTTTGATTGGTCGCAATTCGCAACAAATCGATCGTTTCATTTCCGAAGAATTGGCAAATcatctttttgaagaagtcgacgaaaaaggcATCCCAACTGGACCCGGTTTCGATCTCGCCGCACTCAACATTCAACGTGGTCGCGATCACGGATTACCTCCCTATTTAGTCATGCTGAGTCAAGCTATAAACTTTCTTACATCGAAGGGATTGCCTATTCCTCATCCTCTCATGCTCCCCGACGAATTTGTCAAACTCTGTAGGATTTACGGTCCGAAAACGTTTGCTCGTATGGACATCTGGGTGGGAGGTCTAGCCGAAAGAGCCATGGAAACTGCTTTGCCTTACGACAAACAAGACGGCGGCCAATTAGGTCCTACATTCACCTACATCATTGGCATCCAAATGCTTCATTtccgcgacggcgatcgattCTTCTATCGCAATACCAACCTCAATGTCTTTGATCCTAATAAACCACCTGTTCCCGTTCTCACATCGGCTCAAATTGAAAGTATTGAAGCGACGTCCTTGGCAACGTACATCTGCTCGACGGCCAACAATCCGGATACGATGGCAGTGCAACCGCAGGCTTTCCGTTTCCCACAATCGCCGCTCGATTCGCTCACCACTCCCTATCCACCGGGCACGCGAAACGAACGTAAGCCCTGTTCTCAGATATTCCAAATGGAGGGAAGCAAGTGCTTGGATCTCTCGCCGTGGGCCAATGACG gAAAAGGATGCACTGACACAGCTCATTATATCATCTGTAAATTATTGGGACGCCTCGGCGCTTGCACGGGTTCAAGTGCTCTTGGAGCTTCCTTGAAGAGCAGGTTTTCCGTTCCGGACATTTGCGCCTCCACGTGCGGCATTTGCAACGCCAAGCGCATCTGTTCTTTGGACGACTTGCAGTGA
- the LOC136193724 gene encoding protein lifeguard 1-like: protein MASDLESQSPWKGGVGDFSERSIRFAFIRKVYVILGLQLLITTSIVLTLSYVNAAREYLGEHMWVFWTSFGISIVLIIVLVCIPNLRRTVPANYICLFAFTLAESFLVGSIASLYAPDAVCMAIGICAAVCLALTLFAFNTKFDFTLWGGFLYVFLVIVVIFGLFSAVFYTSYSEFRILNLVYASLGALVFSLYLVFDTQLMLGGKHKYSLNPEEYVFAALNLYLDIINLFILILLLVGGGRR, encoded by the exons ATGGCTAGCGATCTCGAAAGCCAAAGTCCTTGGAAAGGAGGCGTAGGCGACTTCAGCGAAAGATCAATACGATTTG CATTCATTCGCAAA gTTTACGTAATCTTGGGATTGCAATTGCTGattacgacgtcgattgtgCTCACTCTCTCTTATGT gaATGCGGCAAGAGAGTACTTGGGGGAACACATGTGGGTGTTTTGGACATCATT TGGAATTTCCATTGTTCTCATCATTGTTTTGGTTTGCATTCCTAATTTAAG ACGAACTGTCCCAGCTAACTACATTTGCCTTTTTGCTTTC ACTTTGGCCGAATCATTTCTTGTGGGATCCATTGCCAG cttgTATGCTCCTGATGCTGTATGCATGGCTATAGGAATTTGTGCT GCCGTTTGTTTGGCTCTGACGCTCTTTGCTTTCAACACTAAG ttTGACTTCACCTTGTGGGGAGGATTTCTCTACGTTTTTCTTGTGATTGTCGTCATTTTTGGTCTATTTTCCGCTGTTTTTTACACATCCTACAGCGAG TTTCGAATACTCAATTTAGTGTATGCGAGTTTGGGAGCTCTTGTCTTCAGTCTC taTCTTGTTTTTGATACTCAACTCATGTTGGGAGGAAAGCACAAGTACAGTCTGAACCCCGAGGAATATGTCTTTGCTGCTCTCAATCTTTACCTTGATATCATCAATCTCTTTATTCTCATTCTCCTTCTCGTTGGGGGTGGACGAAGGTAA
- the LOC136193727 gene encoding nascent polypeptide-associated complex subunit alpha-like, translated as MSGPIIEEIDSAPEDKPKDNETASDGDSADEGAPNVGASDAAGANLTGEESVSKAKQSRSEKKSRKAMSKLGLKLVPGISRVTIRKNKNILFVIAKPDVYKSPGSDIHIVFGEAKIEDIAQQAQMQAAEKLKAAEGIPTVASDETKGTAAGEESEEEEEEEVDEEGVEQKDIELVMQQANVKRSKAIKALRNNSNDIVNAIMELTM; from the exons ATGAGCGGCCCAATaatcgaagaaatcgactcgGCACCGGAAGACAAACCGAAAG ACAACGAAACGGCATCCGACGGCGATTCGGCGGATGAAGGAGCGCCTAACGTTGGCGCAAGTGACGCAGCAGGAGCGAATTTGACGGGCGAAGAATCGGTGAGCAAAGCGAAACAGAGTCGaagcgagaagaaatcgcGCAAAGCGATGTCGAAATTGGGTCTCAAACTCGTGCCGGGAATCAGTCGAGTGACGATAcgcaaaaataaaaacatttTATTCGTCATCGCCAAACCGGACGTCTACAAAAGTCCCGGCTCCGACATTCACATCGTTTTCGGCGAAGCCAAA attgaaGATATTGCGCAGCAAGCGCAAATGCAG GCTGCTGAGAAACTGAAAGCAGCTGAAGGAATACCAACTGTTGCAAGTGATGAAACCAAGGGTACAGCAGCTGGAGAAGAatccgaagaagaagaagaggaagaa gttgATGAGGAAGGAGTTGAGCAAAAGGACATTGAACTAGTGATGCAACAAGCAAACGTAAAGAGATCAAAG GCAATAAAGGCATTGAGGAATAATTCAAACGACATTGTAAACGCAATTATG GAACTTACTATGTAG